One Delphinus delphis chromosome 3, mDelDel1.2, whole genome shotgun sequence genomic region harbors:
- the LOC132422041 gene encoding protocadherin beta-15-like yields MEAGGERFPKQRQVLILFLLLGVALAGWESRRYFVMEETESGSFVANLANDLGLGVEELAAREARVVSEDNEPWLQLDLQTGELILSEKLDREEMCGPTDPCVMHFQVLLKKPLGVFRAELLVRDINDHSPEFPEREMTLKILETSPPGTVFPLKTAEDLDVGNNNIQNYNISHNSYFHVSTRNWGDGRKYPELVLDKELDREEQAELRLTLTALDGGSPPRSGTAQVRILVLDVNDNAPEFAQTHYQVQVPENSPVGTLVVKVSARDLDTGTNGEISYSLFYSSQEISTTFELNSISGEVRLIKKLDFETISSYELYIDASDGGGLSGKCSVSIEVMDVNDNSPELTISSLTNPIPENSPETEVALFRIRDRDSGDNGRMTCSIQDDLPFLLKPSAENFYTLVTNGALDRESKAQYNITITVTDMGTPRLKTEHNITVLVSDVNDNAPAFTQTSYTLSVRENNSPALHIGSVRATDRDAGANAQVTYSLLPPLDAHVPLASLVSINPDNGHLFALRSLDYEALRAFEFRVGAADHGSPALSSQALVRVLVADDNDNAPFVLYPLQNASAPCTELVPRAAEAGYLVTKVVAVDGDSGQNAWLSYQLLKATEPGLFGVWAHNGEVRTARLLSERDAAKHRLLVLVKDNGEPPLSASVTLHVLLVDGFSQPYLPAPEAEAADAAPAAPLTVYLVVALASVSSLFVFSVLVFVAVRLCRRGGAASVSRCSVPEGPFPGHLVDVSGTGTLSQSYQYEMNSQVSSKFWA; encoded by the coding sequence ATGGAGGCCGGAGGGGAGCGCTTTCCTAAACAAAGGCAAGTCCTGATTCTCTTTCTCTTGCTGGGAGTGGCTCTAGCAGGCTGGGAATCCCGTCGCTATTTCGTGATGGAGGAAACTGAGAGCGGCTCCTTTGTGGCCAATCTTGCTAACgacctggggctgggagtggaggaGCTAGCTGCGCGAGAAGCCCGGGTGGTCTCCGAGGACAACGAACCCTGGCTGCAGCTTGATCTACAGACTGGGGAGTTGATATTAAGTGAGAAACTGGACCGGGAAGAGATGTGCGGCCCCACAGATCCATGTGTAATGCATTTCCAAGTGTTACTGAAAAAACCACTGGGAGTATTTCGAGCTGAGCTACTGGTGAGAGACATAAACGATCATTCTCCTGAGTTTCCTGAAAGAGAAATGACGCTGAAAATCCTAGAGACTAGCCCTCCTGGGACCGTGTTTCCTCTGAAAACAGCCGAGGATTTGGACGTGGGCAACAACAACATCCAAAACTACAATATCAGTCACAACTCTTACTTCCATGTTTCCACCCGCAACTGGGGGGACGGCAGGAAATACCCAGAGCTGGTGCTGGACAAAGAGCTGGATCGCGAAGAGCAGGCCGAGCTCAGATTAACCCTCACAGCGCTGGATGGCGGCTCTCCGCCCAGGTCTGGCACCGCCCAGGTCCGAATCTTGGTCTTGGACGTTAATGACAACGCCCCTGAGTTTGCACAGACGCACTACCAGGTGCAGGTCCCAGAGAACAGCCCTGTAGGCACCCTAGTTGTCAAGGTCTCAGCTAGGGATTTGGACACTGGAACAAACGGAGAGATATCATATTCCCTTTTTTATAGTTCTCAAGAGATAAGCACAACTTTTGAGCTAAACAGCATTTCAGGAGAAGTTCGACTAATTAAAAAACTAGATTTTGAGACAATATCCTCATATGAGCTGTATATAGATGCGTCTGATGGTGGGGGACTTTCTGGAAAATGCTCTGTCTCCattgaggtgatggatgttaatgaTAACTCCCCAGAACTAACTATTTCATCACTTACCAACCCCATTCCTGAAAATTCCCCTGAGACAGAAGTGGCCCTGTTTAGGATTCGAGACCGAGACTCAGGGGACAACGGAAGGATGACTTGCTCCATCCAGGATGATCTCCCCTTCCTCCTGAAACCATCTGCAGAGAACTTCTACACCCTAGTAACAAATGGGGCGCTGGACAGAGAGAGTAAAGCCCAATATAATATCACTATCACCGTCACAGATATGGGGACACCGAGACTGAAAACCGAGCACAACATAACCGTGCTGGTGTCCGACGTCAACGACAACGCCCCCGCCTTCACCCAGACCTCCTACACCCTGTCCGTCCGCGAGAACAACAGCCCCGCCCTGCACATCGGCAGCGTCCGCGCCACAGACAGAGACGCGGGCGCCAACGCCCAGGTCACCTACTCGCTGCTGCCGCCCCTCGACGCGCACGTGCCCCTGGCCTCCCTGGTGTCCATCAACCCGGACAACGGCCACCTGTTCGCCCTGAGGTCCCTGGACTACGAGGCCCTGCGGGCGTTCGAGTTCCGCGTGGGCGCCGCCGACCACGGCTCGCCCGCGCTCAGCAGCCAGGCGCTGGTGCGCGTGCTCGTGGCGGACGACAACGACAACGCGCCCTTCGTGCTGTACCCGCTGCAGAACGCCTCGGCGCCCTGCACCGAGCTGGTGCCCAGGGCGGCCGAGGCGGGCTACCTGGTGACCAAGGTGGTGGCGGTGGACGGCGACTCGGGCCAGAACGCCTGGCTGTCGTACCAGCTGCTCAAGGCCACGGAGCCCGGGCTGTTCGGCGTGTGGGCGCACAACGGCGAGGTGCGCACAGCCCGGCTGCTGAGCGAGCGCGACGCGGCCAAGCACAGGCTGCTGGTGCTGGTCAAGGACAACGGCGAGCCGCCGCTCTCGGCCAGCGTCACGCTGCACGTGCTGCTGGTGGACGGCTTCTCGCAGCCCTACCTGCCGGCCCCGGAAGCGGAAGCGGCGGACGCGGCTCCGGCCGCCCCGCTCACCGTCTACCTGGTGGTGGCCTTGGCGTCGGTGTCGTCGCTCTTCGTCTTCTCGGTGCTGGTGTTCGTCGCGGTGCGGCTGTgcaggaggggcggggcggcCTCGGTGAGTCGCTGCTCGGTGCCCGAGGGCCCCTTTCCGGGCCACCTGGTGGACGTCAGCGGCACGGGGACCCTGTCCCAGAGCTACCAGTACGAG
- the LOC132422043 gene encoding protocadherin beta-18-like, whose amino-acid sequence MEPGERSPQQIRQALLFFVFLGGSLVCSETWRYSVAEEMEVGSFIGNVVKDIGLGVEDLAARGARVIFDDYKPYMQLDRQTGNLILNEKLDREALCDLTEPCILNFQILLENPLQFFRAELRVKDINDHTPTFLDKHILLKILESTTPGTSFQMDSAQDLDVGKNAVQNYTLSPNPHFHLKLQDSEEGRKYAELLLDQPLDREKEPELRLTLTALDGGSPPRSATALVRVLVSDINDNAPEFERSVYEVLVPENSPLDSLVVKVSATDLDAGLNGELSYSFSHVSRDIRKTFEIHPISGEVRLKALLDFELIKSYTINIQAIDGGGLSGKSAILVSVVDVNDNPPEIVITSLSSPIPENSSPDMVVAVFSLRDQDSGDNGRMVCSIQDNLPFLLKPTFKNFYTLVTESPLDREKRAEYNITITVTDMGTPKLKTDHNITVLVSDVNDNAPAFNQTSYTLSVRENNSRALHIGSVRATDRDAGANAQVTYSLLPPLDAHVPLASLVSINPDNGHLFALKSLDYEALRAFEFRVGAADRGSPALSSQALVRVLVADDNDNAPFVLYPLQNASAPCTELVPRAAEAGYLVTKVVAVDGDSGQNAWLSYQLLKATEPGLFGVWAHNGEVRTARLLSERDAAKHRLVVLVKDNGEPPLSASVTLHVLLVDGFSQPYLPASEAEAADAAPAAPLTVYLVVALASVSSLFVFSVLLFVAVRLCRRGGAASVSRCSVPEGPFPGHLVDVSGMGTLSQSYQYEVCLKGGSGTSEFNFLKSVASNHQESVNDVEENSNFINGFGFS is encoded by the coding sequence ATGGAGCCGGGAGAAAGAAGCCCTCAGCAGATAAGGCAAGcgctgcttttctttgttttcctgggAGGGTCTTTGGTGTGTTCAGAGACCTGGCGCTATTCTGTGGCAGAGGAAATGGAGGTCGGCTCTTTTATAGGCAACGTGGTGAAAGACATAGGTTTGGGCGTGGAAGACCTGGCTGCGCGGGGGGCCAGAGTCATCTTTGATGACTATAAACCATACATGCAATTGGATCGGCAGACTGGCAACTTGATCTTAAATGAGAAACTGGACCGGGAGGCGCTTTGCGATCTCACCGAGCCATGCATATTAAATTTCCAGATATTATTAGAAaatcctttgcaattttttcGAGCTGAGCTTAGGGTCAAAGACATAAATGATCACACTCCCACGTTTCTAGACAAACATATACTTCTGAAAATCTTAGAAAGTACTACTCCAGGAACCTCATTCCAAATGGATAGCGCTCAGGACTTGGATGTAGGAAAGAATGCTGTTCAAAACTACACATTAAGCCCCAATCCTCATTTCCACCTTAAACTGCAAGACAGTGAGGAGGGTAGAAAATACGCAGAGCTGTTGCTGGACCAACCTCTGGATCGAGAAAAGGAGCCTGAACTTAGATTAACACTAACAGCCCTGGATGGTGGGTCTCCGCCCAGGTCTGCAACTGCACTGGTGCGTGTGTTGGTCTCAGATATCAATGACAATGCCCCAGAGTTTGAGAGGTCTGTCTATGAGGTTTTGGTACCAGAAAACAGCCCTCTGGACTCCTTGGTCGTCAAGGTGTCTGCCACAGATTTAGATGCAGGACTAAATGGAGAACTATCTTATTCATTTTCCCACGTCTCCAGAGACATACGGAAAACATTTGAAATCCATCCCATTTCTGGCGAAGTCCGTTTAAAAGCACTTCTGGATTTCGAGTTAATTAAGTCTTATACAATAAATATTCAGGCCATTGACGGTGGGGGCCTTTCAGGAAAATCAGCAATTTTAGTTAGTGTTGTAGATGTGAATGACAACCCACCAGAAATAGTCATAACATCTCTTAGCAGCCCCATACCGGAAAATTCGTCGCCTGACATGGTAGTCGCTGTTTTTAGCTTACGAGACCAAGACTCTGGGGACAACGGGAGGATGGTTTGCTCAATTCAGGACAATCTCCCCTTTCTCTTGAAGCCTACCTTCAAAAATTTCTACACCCTGGTAACAGAGAGCCCTCTGGATAGAGAGAAAAGAGCGGAGTACAACATCACCATCACCGTCACTGACATGGGAACCCCCAAGCTGAAAACCGACCACAACATAACCGTGCTGGTGTCCGACGTCAACGACAACGCCCCCGCCTTCAACCAGACCTCCTACACCCTGTCAGTCCGCGAGAACAACAGCCGCGCCCTGCATATCGGCAGCGTCCGCGCCACAGACAGAGACGCGGGCGCCAACGCCCAGGTCACCTACTCGCTGCTGCCGCCCCTCGACGCGCATGTGCCCCTGGCCTCCCTGGTGTCCATCAACCCGGACAACGGCCATCTGTTCGCCTTGAAGTCCCTGGACTACGAGGCCCTGCGGGCGTTCGAGTTCCGCGTGGGCGCCGCCGACCGCGGCTCGCCCGCGCTCAGCAGCCAGGCGCTGGTGCGCGTGCTCGTGGCGGACGACAACGACAACGCGCCCTTCGTGCTGTACCCACTGCAGAACGCCTCGGCGCCCTGCACCGAGCTGGTGCCCAGGGCGGCCGAGGCGGGTTACCTGGTGACCAAGGTGGTGGCGGTGGACGGCGACTCGGGCCAGAACGCCTGGCTGTCGTACCAGCTGCTCAAGGCCACGGAGCCCGGGCTGTTCGGCGTGTGGGCGCACAACGGCGAGGTGCGCACGGCCCGGCTGCTGAGCGAGCGCGACGCGGCCAAGCACAGGCTGGTGGTGCTGGTCAAGGACAACGGCGAGCCGCCGCTCTCGGCCAGCGTCACGCTGCACGTGCTGCTGGTGGACGGCTTCTCGCAGCCCTACCTGCCGGCCTCGGAAGCGGAAGCGGCGGACGCGGCCCCGGCCGCCCCGCTCACCGTCTACCTGGTGGTGGCCTTGGCGTCGGTGTCGTCGCTCTTCGTCTTCTCGGTGCTGCTGTTCGTCGCGGTGCGGCTGTgcaggaggggcggggcggcCTCGGTGAGTCGCTGCTCGGTGCCCGAGGGCCCCTTTCCGGGCCACCTGGTAGACGTCAGCGGCATGGGGACCCTGTCCCAGAGCTACCAGTACGAGGTGTGTCTGAAGGGGGGCTCTGGGACCAGCGAGTTCAACTTTCTGAAGTCTGTTGCCTCCAATCACCAGGAGTCTGTAAATGATGTAGAGGAAAACTCAAACTTTATAAATGGTTTTGGATTCAGTtag
- the LOC132422044 gene encoding protocadherin beta-14, producing MEIRGALVLRKRQVLFIFVLLGLSQAGPESVRYSVAEETEIGSFVANLARDLGLGVEELSSREARVVCDDNEKHLHLDLLTGDLLVNEKLDREELCDSTEPCVLHFQMVLENPLQFFRAELHIKDINDHSPTFLDKEIVIKISESTIIGTTFLMESAQDLDVGSNSLQNYTVSPNSHFHIKIQDSGDGKIYPELVLHRALDHEEEPELRLTLIALDGGSPPRSGTTLVLIKVLDINDNAPEFPQRLYEVQVLEDTPVGSWIITISAKDLDAGNYGKISYTFFHASEDIRKTFEINPLSGEVHLRSHLDFEAIQSHIINIQATDGGGLSEECTLLVKVIDINDNPPEVTMSSITKIIPENASETLVALFSVRDQDAGENGRVVCSIQDDLPFFLKRTFKNFFTLVAEKALDREERAEYNITITVTDMGTPRLKTEHNITVLVSDVNDNAPAFTQTSYTLSVRENNSPALHIGSVRATDRDAGANAQVTYSLLPPLDAHVPLASLVSINPDNGHMFALRSLDYEALRAFEFRVGAADRGSPALSSQALVRVLVADDNDNAPFVLYPLQNASAPCTELVPRAAEAGYLVTKVVAVDGDSGQNAWLSYQLLKATEPGLFGVWAHNGEVRTARLLSERDAAKHRLLVLVKDNGEPPLSASVTLHVLLVDGFSQPYLPASEAEAADAAPAAPLTVYLVVALASVSSLFVFSVLLFVAVRLCRRGGAASVGRCSVPEGPFPGHLVDVSGTGTLSQSYQYEVCLKGGTGTNEFKFLKPIIPNLPVQDTGRHIGENENFRNSVGFNIQ from the coding sequence ATGGAGATCAGAGGGGCACTCGTTCTGCGGAAAAGGCAAGttctgtttatctttgttttactgGGATTGTCTCAGGCAGGTCCTGAGTCTGTGCGCTATTCTGtggcagaggaaacagaaatTGGCTCTTTTGTGGCCAATCTGGCAAGGGATCTGGGGCTTGGGGTGGAGGAGCTCTCTTCGCGGGAGGCGCGGGTAGTGTGTGATGATAATGAAAAGCATTTGCACCTCGATTTGCTGACCGGGGATTTGCTCGTAAATGAGAAACTGGACCGGGAAGAGCTGTGTGACTCCACGGAGCCCTGTGTTCTGCATTTTCAGATGGTACTGGAAAACCCTTTACAGTTTTTTCGGGCTGAGCTGCATATCAAAGATATAAATGATCACTCCCCTACATTTCTTGACAaggaaatagttattaaaatatcaGAGAGTACCATTATTGGAACCACATTCCTAATGGAGAGTGCCCAAGATTTGGATGTAGGAAGCAACAGTCTCCAAAACTACACAGTTAGCCCGAATTCTCATTTCCACATTAAAATTCAAGACAGTGgtgatggaaagatataccctGAACTAGTCCTGCACAGAGCGTTGGACCATGAGGAGGAGCCTGAGCTCAGATTAACACTCATAGCACTGGATGGTGGATCCCCGCCCAGGTCTGGGACAACTTTGGTCCTCATCAAGGTCTTGGACATCAATGACAATGCCCCAGAGTTTCCTCAGAGGCTCTACGAGGTGCAGGTCCTGGAGGACACACCTGTTGGCTCTTGGATTATCACCATCTCTGCTAAGGATTTGGATGCAGGAAACTATGGGAAAATATCTTACACATTTTTTCATGCATCAGAAGATATTCGTAAAACATTTGAAATCAATCCACTATCTGGGGAAGTTCATTTGCGATCACACTTGGACTTTGAAGCAATACAGTCACACATTATAAATATTCAGGCAACAGATGGTGGGGGTCTTTCGGAAGAATGCACTCTTCTGGTTAAAGTAATAGATATAAATGACAATCCACCAGAAGTGACCATGTCATCAATTACAAAGATAATTCCAGAGAACGCCTCAGAGACCCTTGTGGCTCTTTTTAGTGTCCGAGACCAAGACGCTGGGGAAAATGGGAGGGTCGTTTGCTCTATTCAAGATGACCTCCCATTTTTTCTGAAACGGACCTTCAAGAACTTTTTCACTctagttgcagaaaaagcactgGACAGAGAGGAAAGAGCCGAGTACAACATCACCATCACCGTCACAGATATGGGAACCCCCAGGCTGAAAACCGAGCACAACATAACCGTGCTGGTGTCCGACGTCAACGACAACGCCCCCGCCTTCACCCAGACCTCCTACACCCTGTCCGTCCGCGAGAACAACAGCCCCGCCCTGCACATCGGCAGCGTCCGCGCCACAGACAGAGACGCGGGCGCCAACGCCCAGGTCACCTACTCGCTGCTGCCGCCCCTCGACGCGCACGTGCCCCTGGCCTCCCTGGTGTCCATCAACCCAGACAACGGCCACATGTTCGCCCTGAGGTCCCTGGACTACGAGGCCCTGCGGGCGTTCGAGTTCCGCGTGGGAGCCGCCGACCGCGGCTCGCCCGCGCTCAGCAGCCAGGCGCTGGTGCGCGTGCTCGTGGCGGACGACAACGACAACGCGCCCTTCGTGCTGTACCCGCTGCAGAACGCCTCGGCGCCCTGCACTGAGCTGGTGCCCAGGGCAGCCGAGGCGGGCTACCTGGTGACCAAGGTGGTGGCGGTGGACGGCGACTCGGGCCAGAACGCCTGGCTGTCGTACCAGCTGCTCAAGGCCACGGAGCCCGGGCTGTTCGGCGTGTGGGCGCACAACGGCGAGGTGCGCACGGCCCGGCTGCTGAGCGAGCGCGACGCGGCCAAGCACAGGCTGCTGGTGCTGGTCAAGGACAACGGCGAGCCGCCGCTCTCGGCCAGCGTCACGCTGCACGTGCTGCTGGTGGACGGCTTCTCGCAGCCCTACCTGCCGGCATCCGAAGCGGAAGCGGCGGACGCGGCCCCGGCCGCCCCTCTCACCGTCTACCTGGTGGTGGCCTTGGCGTCGGTGTCGTCGCTCTTCGTCTTCTCGGTGCTGCTGTTCGTCGCGGTGCGGCTGTgcaggaggggcggggcggcCTCGGTAGGTCGCTGCTCGGTGCCCGAGGGCCCCTTTCCGGGCCACCTGGTGGACGTCAGCGGCACGGGGACCCTGTCCCAGAGCTACCAGTACGAGGTGTGTCTCAAGGGAGGTACTGGGACGAATGAGTTTAAATTTCTGAAGCCGATTATCCCTAATCTTCCAGTCCAAGACACCGGTAGGCATATAGGAGAAAATGAGAACTTTAGGAATAGCGTTGGATTCaacattcaataa